The following coding sequences lie in one Nonomuraea muscovyensis genomic window:
- a CDS encoding TrmB family transcriptional regulator has product MRQATEAALAEALDLRPEQARAALKELTTWGLVGRHDASGFRAVVPEVGLDALVRRRQADVERARIAVGHAFETQRRTTRRAEVDSPVEVVTGPAVKLRIRQLVNSVRHEIRRLDRPPHLFGPVNRAEIEQLARGVTYRVVYARESLELPDYLEENVTPCVEAGEQARVAAELPVNMTILDKDLAWLTRPEDGQDGTLTIVYPGGLLEALVGLFEICWKTAVPLHLAAGTGPSIRAADRRLLVLLNAGVSDTRAAQSLGMSRRTFYRRLEQLMALTATTSRFQLAVAAAQRGWL; this is encoded by the coding sequence ATGCGGCAGGCGACCGAGGCGGCGCTCGCCGAGGCCCTGGACCTGCGACCCGAGCAGGCACGTGCCGCGTTGAAGGAGCTCACCACCTGGGGCCTGGTGGGCCGGCACGACGCCAGCGGCTTCCGCGCGGTGGTGCCCGAGGTCGGGCTCGACGCGCTGGTCAGGCGGCGGCAGGCCGACGTCGAGCGGGCGCGCATCGCCGTGGGCCACGCCTTCGAGACGCAACGCAGGACCACCCGCAGGGCCGAGGTCGACTCGCCGGTCGAGGTGGTGACCGGCCCGGCGGTGAAGCTGCGCATCCGGCAGCTCGTCAACAGCGTCCGGCACGAGATCCGGCGGCTCGACCGGCCGCCGCACCTGTTCGGGCCCGTCAACAGGGCGGAGATCGAGCAGCTGGCCCGCGGTGTGACCTACCGAGTGGTCTACGCGCGAGAGTCCCTGGAACTCCCCGACTACCTGGAGGAGAACGTCACGCCGTGCGTGGAGGCCGGGGAGCAGGCACGCGTCGCCGCGGAACTGCCGGTGAACATGACCATCCTCGACAAGGACCTCGCGTGGCTCACCAGGCCGGAGGATGGCCAGGACGGAACTCTGACGATCGTCTACCCGGGGGGCCTGCTGGAGGCGCTCGTCGGCCTGTTCGAGATCTGCTGGAAGACCGCCGTCCCCCTCCACCTGGCAGCCGGAACGGGACCGTCGATCCGCGCGGCGGACCGCAGGCTCCTCGTGCTGCTCAACGCGGGGGTCAGCGACACCCGGGCAGCCCAGAGCCTCGGGATGAGCCGCAGGACCTTCTACCGCCGGCTGGAGCAGCTGATGGCCCTGACGGCCACGACCAGCAGGTTCCAGCTGGCCGTCGCGGCGGCCCAGCGGGGCTGGCTGTAG
- a CDS encoding carbon starvation CstA family protein, which produces MNVRSIIIWTAVALVGATGWAVLALSRGENVNAVWLLAAALGSYAIAYRFYARFILKKVLGADDRRATPAERLNNGIDYHPTDRRILFGHHFAAIAGAGPLVGPVLAAQMGYLPGTIWIVAGVIFAGAVQDMVILFFSMRRDGKSLGQMAREEIGPVGGAAALVAVFAIMIILLAVLALVVVGALARSPWGVFSIAMTIPIAFFMGFYLRVLRPGRVVETTVIGVALLILAIMAGGWVQESSWAPVFTLSPSALALWLVAYGFVAAVLPVWMLLAPRDYLSTFMKIGTIALIAVGVLVTTPPLRNTAFTPFAFSGDGPVFAGSLFPFVFIIIACGALSGFHALISSGTTPKMIQKERQVRLIGYGSMLMESFVAVMAITAASVLSPGLYFAMNSPAGVVGATVQSASEAVTNMGFVITPEQLQAAAASVQEETLVARTGGAPTLAVGISQIFSGFLGGTALQAFWYHFAIMFEALFILTTVDAGTRVGRFMLQDTLGNLWKPIARVSWWPGLMATSAVVVAAWGYFLYQGVNDPLGGINQLFPLFGIANQLLAAVALTVATTLLIKSGRLKWAWVTAVPLAWDVAVTLTASWQKVFSADPGLGFFAQRERYQTALEQGQVLAPAKSEAAMRQIVVNSTVDGVLAALFAVLIIIVLLDAFRVWVRAIRSPEPLPSTEAPFEESRILAPAGLLASREEKQSMAGTAGGP; this is translated from the coding sequence GTGAACGTGCGTTCCATCATCATCTGGACGGCCGTGGCCCTCGTCGGCGCGACGGGCTGGGCGGTGCTGGCCCTGTCCCGGGGCGAGAACGTCAACGCGGTGTGGCTGCTCGCCGCCGCGCTGGGGTCGTACGCCATCGCCTACCGCTTCTACGCCCGGTTCATCCTGAAGAAGGTGCTGGGCGCCGACGACCGGCGGGCGACACCCGCCGAGCGGCTGAACAACGGCATCGACTACCACCCGACGGACCGGCGCATCCTGTTCGGCCACCACTTCGCGGCGATCGCGGGGGCCGGGCCGCTGGTGGGGCCGGTGCTGGCGGCGCAGATGGGCTACCTGCCGGGCACCATCTGGATCGTCGCCGGGGTGATCTTCGCCGGGGCGGTGCAGGACATGGTCATCCTGTTCTTCTCGATGCGGCGCGACGGCAAGAGCCTCGGCCAGATGGCCCGCGAGGAGATCGGCCCGGTGGGCGGGGCGGCGGCGCTCGTCGCGGTCTTCGCCATCATGATCATCCTGCTGGCCGTGCTGGCGCTGGTCGTCGTGGGAGCGCTGGCCAGGTCGCCCTGGGGCGTCTTCTCCATCGCGATGACCATTCCGATCGCCTTCTTCATGGGTTTCTACCTGCGGGTGCTGCGGCCCGGCCGGGTCGTGGAGACGACCGTGATCGGGGTCGCGCTGCTGATCCTGGCGATCATGGCCGGCGGGTGGGTGCAGGAGTCGAGCTGGGCGCCGGTGTTCACGCTGAGCCCGTCGGCGCTGGCGTTGTGGCTGGTCGCGTACGGGTTCGTCGCGGCCGTCCTGCCCGTGTGGATGCTGCTGGCGCCACGCGACTACCTGTCCACGTTCATGAAGATCGGCACGATCGCGCTGATCGCGGTGGGCGTGCTCGTCACGACGCCGCCGCTGCGCAACACCGCCTTCACCCCGTTCGCCTTCAGCGGTGACGGGCCGGTCTTCGCCGGGTCGCTGTTCCCGTTCGTGTTCATCATCATCGCGTGCGGGGCGCTGTCGGGGTTCCACGCGCTGATCTCGTCGGGTACGACCCCCAAGATGATCCAGAAGGAGCGCCAGGTCCGGCTGATCGGTTACGGCTCCATGCTGATGGAGTCGTTCGTCGCCGTCATGGCCATCACGGCAGCGTCGGTGCTGAGCCCCGGCCTCTACTTCGCGATGAACTCCCCCGCCGGGGTGGTGGGCGCGACCGTGCAGTCCGCCTCGGAGGCGGTCACCAACATGGGCTTCGTCATCACCCCCGAGCAACTCCAGGCCGCGGCGGCGTCCGTGCAGGAGGAGACGCTCGTGGCGCGCACCGGCGGCGCGCCGACGCTGGCCGTGGGCATCTCGCAGATCTTCTCGGGCTTCCTCGGCGGGACGGCGCTGCAGGCGTTCTGGTACCACTTCGCAATCATGTTCGAGGCGCTGTTCATCCTCACCACGGTCGACGCGGGCACCCGGGTCGGACGGTTCATGCTGCAGGACACGCTGGGCAACCTGTGGAAGCCGATCGCGCGGGTGAGCTGGTGGCCGGGTCTGATGGCGACCAGCGCGGTGGTCGTGGCAGCCTGGGGATACTTCCTCTACCAGGGCGTCAACGACCCGCTCGGCGGCATCAACCAGCTCTTCCCGCTGTTCGGCATCGCCAACCAGCTCCTCGCGGCGGTGGCGCTCACGGTGGCCACCACGCTGCTGATCAAGAGCGGGCGGCTGAAGTGGGCGTGGGTCACGGCGGTGCCGCTGGCCTGGGACGTGGCGGTCACGCTGACCGCGAGCTGGCAGAAGGTCTTCTCGGCCGATCCCGGGCTCGGCTTCTTCGCCCAGCGCGAGCGCTACCAGACCGCCCTGGAGCAGGGGCAGGTCCTGGCCCCGGCCAAGTCCGAGGCCGCGATGCGGCAGATCGTGGTCAACTCCACCGTGGACGGCGTCCTCGCGGCGCTGTTCGCCGTGCTGATCATCATCGTGCTGCTCGACGCGTTCCGGGTGTGGGTGAGGGCGATCCGGTCGCCTGAGCCGCTGCCGAGCACCGAGGCGCCGTTCGAGGAGTCGCGGATCCTCGCGCCGGCCGGGCTCCTCGCCAGCCGCGAGGAGAAGCAGTCGATGGCAGGGACCGCCGGCGGCCCCTAG
- a CDS encoding MerR family transcriptional regulator: MRIGELAERTGTARRLLRYYEEQGLIAACRAANGYREFDERMVDRVLQIRGLLDAGLPTRIIKQILPCLDSPRVIHFSDATPEMIATLEVQRDRMTQRISCLTRNRDAIAAYLEEVRGDG, translated from the coding sequence ATGCGGATCGGCGAGCTGGCGGAGCGCACCGGGACGGCGCGGCGGCTGCTGCGCTACTACGAGGAGCAGGGGCTGATCGCCGCCTGCCGGGCCGCCAACGGCTACCGCGAGTTCGACGAGCGCATGGTGGACCGGGTCCTGCAGATCAGGGGCCTACTGGACGCCGGGCTGCCGACGCGGATCATCAAGCAGATCCTGCCCTGCCTGGACAGCCCGCGGGTCATCCACTTCTCCGACGCGACACCGGAGATGATCGCCACGCTGGAGGTCCAGCGCGACCGGATGACGCAGCGCATCTCGTGCCTGACCCGCAACCGGGACGCCATCGCCGCCTACCTCGAGGAGGTACGCGGCGACGGGTGA
- a CDS encoding MFS transporter, with product MSNDTASRPDTGTRALPLAALAALTTAAFVTVLTEALPAGVLPAMSAGLGVSESATGQLVTVYAVGTAVSAIPLTAATAGWRRKRLLLAGVAGFALANTVTAVSAHFPLTLAARFVAGVAAGVIWALLAGYARRLAPAHLQGKAMAIVMAGIPAALSLGVPAGTWLGGALGWRTTFWVMTALAVVLVGWIAALVPDQPGLPREGRHPILRTLAVPGVAAILFVTLVFVLAHTVLYTYIATFLDHLGLGASVDLVLLVFGAASLASIWITGAHIDRRLRALTVAGTLLVAAAATLLVLPTGSPALVYAAAALWGLGWGGIPTLLQTAAGHAGGAAADTAQAMLVTLWNAAMAGGGVAGGLLLDLHGPATFPWTVLALLVPVLATVVLARTHAFPTVDQRERRP from the coding sequence ATGAGCAACGACACCGCCTCCCGCCCGGACACCGGCACCCGGGCACTGCCGCTGGCCGCCCTGGCCGCCCTGACCACGGCCGCCTTCGTCACCGTACTCACCGAGGCGCTGCCCGCGGGCGTCCTGCCCGCCATGAGCGCCGGCCTCGGCGTCAGCGAGTCCGCCACCGGGCAACTCGTCACCGTCTACGCCGTCGGAACGGCGGTCTCGGCGATCCCGCTCACCGCCGCCACGGCCGGGTGGCGGCGCAAGCGCCTGCTGCTGGCCGGCGTGGCCGGGTTCGCGCTGGCCAACACGGTCACGGCCGTCTCGGCGCACTTCCCCCTGACGCTGGCCGCCAGGTTCGTCGCGGGCGTGGCCGCGGGCGTGATCTGGGCGTTGCTGGCCGGGTACGCCCGCCGGCTGGCGCCCGCCCACCTGCAGGGCAAGGCGATGGCGATCGTCATGGCGGGCATCCCGGCCGCCCTGTCGCTGGGCGTGCCTGCCGGCACCTGGCTCGGCGGGGCGCTCGGCTGGCGGACGACGTTCTGGGTGATGACCGCGCTGGCCGTCGTCCTGGTCGGCTGGATCGCCGCGCTCGTCCCCGACCAGCCCGGCCTGCCCCGCGAAGGCCGTCACCCGATCCTGCGCACGCTCGCCGTCCCCGGCGTGGCCGCCATCCTGTTCGTCACCCTCGTCTTCGTGCTGGCCCACACCGTCCTCTACACCTATATCGCCACCTTCCTCGACCACCTCGGCCTCGGCGCCTCCGTCGACCTGGTGCTGCTCGTCTTCGGGGCGGCCTCGCTGGCGAGCATCTGGATCACCGGCGCGCACATCGACCGGCGGCTGCGCGCCCTCACCGTCGCCGGCACCCTCCTCGTCGCCGCGGCGGCCACCCTCCTCGTGCTTCCGACCGGCAGCCCCGCCCTCGTGTACGCCGCGGCCGCCCTGTGGGGCCTCGGCTGGGGCGGCATCCCCACCCTGCTGCAGACCGCCGCCGGCCACGCGGGCGGCGCCGCCGCCGACACCGCCCAGGCCATGCTGGTCACGCTGTGGAACGCCGCCATGGCGGGCGGCGGAGTCGCCGGCGGCCTCCTCCTCGACCTCCACGGCCCCGCCACCTTCCCCTGGACCGTCCTGGCGCTCCTCGTCCCCGTCCTCGCCACGGTCGTCCTCGCCCGCACCCACGCGTTCCCCACTGTTGATCAACGGGAACGCCGGCCGTAG
- a CDS encoding YnfA family protein produces MTVARSLLLFVVAALAEIGGAWLVWQGVREQRGLVWIGAGVIALGLYGFVATFQPDPHFGRILAAYGGVFVAGSLLWGVVVDGFRPDRWDVVGSAICLLGVLVIMYAPRG; encoded by the coding sequence GTGACTGTCGCCCGTTCCCTGCTGCTGTTCGTGGTCGCCGCCCTCGCCGAGATCGGCGGGGCCTGGCTGGTCTGGCAGGGGGTGCGGGAGCAGCGGGGCCTGGTGTGGATCGGGGCCGGCGTCATCGCGCTCGGCCTGTACGGGTTCGTCGCCACGTTCCAGCCCGACCCGCACTTCGGCCGCATCCTCGCCGCCTACGGGGGCGTGTTCGTGGCCGGCTCGCTGCTGTGGGGCGTGGTGGTGGACGGGTTCCGGCCCGACCGCTGGGACGTCGTCGGCTCGGCGATCTGCCTCCTCGGCGTCCTGGTCATCATGTACGCCCCGCGCGGCTAG